One stretch of Streptomyces sp. MMBL 11-1 DNA includes these proteins:
- a CDS encoding protein kinase — protein MDDYAGRVLADRYRLPLPPSDGYELAETRAFDTYSGQEVLVRQVPLPEIVDAEVLDADGQPSVSGRATGRAVRGGADPAVRRAIEAAQAAAQVPDHPRLDQVFDVFAEAGSLWIVSELVAARPLAALLAERPLTPYRAAEIGSDVLTALRVLHAHGWTHRNITVRTVLVCDDGRVMLTGLAAGAAEEALCGYAPGPAPDTDPVAGPTTYGIPAVDHAAPGEFGGFHALPPARSEAEHATDEGYGSVERYADDERYADDEEYADVEEYADVQEYADADGGEVREDGGGRAGRGLSVPSLPEGYVPRRDDSRADDRDGDRADDRDGDRADGRFGGPYDLPQGREAEPFGPHAGQEIVPRPAAPAVPYTAVPPPAEPGAASAAQLRAARAGAIAAYRAGARAAARVAEDRQQTDRAPADLTKSPPEGRPGANGGTEGGADEDGDTGVLPPQRPVPGAPSPDSLVAPRPAGPWGIPAEDPYDDEDDEDDEDGPRPAGRRVHLAGTWDDGPGARPVSAGGSGEDALRADSRRPGAQPPAPQQLARTAPRDGRTAPRTWEEAVAGGDEPAVYRGPATPLAAERARQTRIAVVGAVTERWAPEQAGPVHENWQLAPPIGPSTDLWALGALLYRAVQGHAPYPEENAAELVQMVCGEPPAFAEECGPLRPVVESLLRQDPTERPDFEELRGWLRSLVRSAPEPEAGADVVPLPASDAARLPVVRRRGELVRRRWGRFGGGAAHGRHRQGKRPPPPGQRGGGKQRDRQDSLLPPDRSVRMPVETWEEERPARAPRAPKGPRVLREPPRRGEKSSSPRSLGRLLLVLILLLMAAAVAYAVMFLPKQETGEEGGAPGTSPTGSAAPPAASGEPEPPASSTGSADPGSQQPQTSRSAIALAPGYALRKDAEGFEVGVPKDWQRSPANADRQIRYGSDGFTLLVVPGRDTVKAGGRDPLDYQRDKEPELQPFRDSSWSSSSGLRRVDVGRQAMAEGQFTWQESGGREVFVRNLAMIVDGRYHVIQVIGPESGRDKVTEIYEQAIASYRVT, from the coding sequence GTGGACGACTACGCGGGTCGGGTGCTTGCCGACCGCTACCGCCTTCCGCTGCCCCCGTCCGATGGGTACGAACTGGCCGAGACCCGGGCGTTTGATACGTACAGCGGACAGGAAGTCCTGGTCCGTCAGGTGCCGTTGCCGGAGATCGTGGACGCGGAGGTGCTCGACGCCGACGGACAGCCCTCCGTGTCCGGACGCGCCACCGGGCGAGCGGTCCGCGGCGGAGCGGACCCGGCGGTCCGGAGGGCGATCGAGGCCGCGCAGGCCGCCGCCCAGGTGCCCGATCACCCCCGGCTCGACCAGGTCTTCGACGTGTTCGCCGAAGCGGGCTCGCTGTGGATAGTGAGCGAGCTCGTCGCGGCCCGCCCGCTCGCCGCCCTCCTCGCCGAACGCCCCCTCACCCCCTACCGGGCGGCCGAGATCGGCTCCGACGTGCTCACCGCCCTGCGGGTGCTGCACGCCCACGGCTGGACGCACCGCAACATCACCGTGCGCACGGTCCTGGTCTGCGACGACGGCCGCGTCATGCTCACCGGTCTCGCGGCGGGCGCCGCCGAGGAGGCGCTCTGCGGATACGCCCCCGGGCCGGCGCCCGACACCGACCCGGTGGCAGGCCCCACGACATACGGCATCCCGGCCGTCGACCATGCCGCGCCGGGCGAGTTCGGCGGGTTCCACGCGCTCCCGCCGGCCAGGAGCGAAGCGGAACACGCGACCGACGAGGGCTACGGATCCGTCGAGCGCTACGCGGACGACGAGCGCTACGCGGACGACGAGGAGTACGCGGACGTCGAGGAGTACGCCGACGTTCAGGAGTACGCCGATGCCGACGGCGGCGAGGTCCGGGAGGACGGCGGGGGCAGGGCGGGCCGAGGGCTCTCCGTCCCGTCGCTGCCGGAGGGATACGTGCCGCGCCGGGACGACAGCCGGGCCGATGACCGGGACGGTGACCGGGCCGACGACCGCGACGGTGACCGGGCCGACGGCCGGTTCGGAGGGCCGTACGACCTGCCGCAGGGCCGGGAAGCCGAGCCCTTCGGGCCGCACGCCGGCCAGGAGATCGTCCCGCGCCCCGCCGCCCCCGCCGTCCCGTACACCGCCGTCCCGCCCCCCGCCGAGCCGGGCGCCGCGAGCGCCGCCCAGCTGCGCGCCGCGCGCGCCGGGGCCATCGCCGCCTACCGGGCGGGCGCACGGGCCGCCGCCCGGGTCGCCGAGGACCGGCAGCAGACCGACCGCGCCCCCGCCGACCTCACGAAGTCGCCGCCGGAAGGGCGCCCGGGTGCCAACGGCGGCACCGAAGGCGGAGCCGACGAGGACGGGGACACCGGCGTCCTCCCGCCGCAGCGCCCCGTCCCCGGCGCCCCGTCCCCGGATTCCCTCGTGGCCCCCCGGCCGGCCGGCCCCTGGGGCATCCCCGCCGAGGACCCCTACGACGACGAGGACGACGAGGACGACGAGGACGGCCCCCGCCCGGCGGGCCGCCGCGTCCACCTCGCCGGGACCTGGGACGACGGGCCCGGTGCGCGGCCCGTCTCCGCGGGCGGCTCCGGCGAGGACGCGCTGCGCGCCGACTCCCGGCGGCCCGGCGCGCAGCCCCCCGCTCCCCAGCAGCTCGCCCGCACCGCGCCCCGGGACGGGCGGACCGCCCCCCGGACCTGGGAGGAAGCCGTCGCGGGCGGCGACGAGCCCGCCGTCTACCGGGGCCCCGCCACCCCGCTCGCCGCCGAACGCGCCCGCCAGACACGGATCGCCGTCGTCGGAGCCGTCACCGAGCGCTGGGCGCCCGAGCAGGCGGGCCCGGTCCACGAGAACTGGCAGCTCGCGCCCCCGATCGGCCCTTCCACCGACCTGTGGGCGCTCGGCGCCCTGCTCTACCGCGCCGTCCAGGGCCACGCCCCCTACCCCGAGGAGAACGCGGCCGAACTCGTCCAGATGGTGTGCGGGGAGCCGCCCGCCTTCGCGGAGGAGTGCGGCCCGCTGCGGCCCGTCGTCGAGTCGCTGCTGCGCCAGGACCCCACGGAGCGGCCGGACTTCGAGGAGCTGCGCGGCTGGCTGCGCTCGCTGGTGCGTTCCGCTCCGGAGCCGGAGGCGGGCGCCGACGTCGTGCCGCTGCCCGCGTCCGACGCCGCCCGGCTCCCCGTCGTACGCCGCCGGGGCGAGCTGGTCCGCCGGCGCTGGGGCCGCTTCGGCGGCGGCGCGGCGCACGGCAGGCACCGCCAGGGGAAGCGCCCGCCGCCGCCGGGACAGCGCGGCGGCGGCAAGCAGCGGGACCGGCAGGACTCGCTGCTGCCGCCCGACCGGTCCGTGCGCATGCCCGTGGAGACCTGGGAGGAGGAGCGCCCGGCCCGCGCACCGCGTGCGCCCAAGGGCCCCCGGGTCCTGCGGGAACCGCCGCGCCGGGGCGAGAAGTCCTCCTCCCCGCGCAGTCTGGGCCGCCTGCTGCTCGTCCTCATCCTGCTGCTGATGGCCGCCGCCGTCGCGTACGCGGTGATGTTCCTGCCGAAGCAGGAGACGGGCGAGGAGGGCGGAGCCCCGGGGACCTCACCCACCGGGTCCGCCGCACCGCCCGCCGCCTCGGGGGAGCCCGAGCCGCCCGCCTCGTCCACCGGGTCCGCCGATCCCGGCTCCCAGCAGCCGCAGACGAGCCGCTCGGCCATCGCGCTCGCCCCCGGCTACGCGCTCCGCAAGGACGCGGAGGGCTTCGAGGTCGGCGTACCGAAGGACTGGCAGCGCAGCCCCGCCAACGCGGACCGGCAGATCCGCTACGGCAGCGACGGGTTCACCCTCCTCGTGGTGCCCGGCCGGGACACGGTCAAGGCGGGGGGCCGCGACCCGCTGGACTACCAGCGGGACAAGGAGCCCGAGCTCCAGCCGTTCCGGGACTCCAGCTGGTCCTCCTCGTCCGGGCTGCGCCGGGTCGACGTCGGCCGGCAGGCCATGGCCGAGGGGCAGTTCACCTGGCAGGAGAGCGGCGGGCGCGAGGTGTTCGTCCGTAATCTCGCCATGATCGTCGACGGCAGGTACCACGTCATCCAGGTCATCGGGCCCGAGAGCGGCCGGGACAAGGTCACCGAGATCTACGAGCAGGCCATCGCCTCGTACCGGGTCACCTGA
- a CDS encoding serine/threonine-protein kinase, whose amino-acid sequence MDRSQGTDTGLVLAGRYRLGEVLGRGGMGKVWRAHDEVLHRTVAVKELTAGLYVAEADRLVLHARTQKEARAAARITHPGVVTVHDVIEYDNRPWIVMQYVDGPSLADAAKESGEVAPREAARIGLHVLSALRAAHGAGVLHRDVKPGNVLLARDGQVLLTDFGIAAIEGDSTITRTGELVGSIDYLAPERVRGGDPGPASDLWSLGATLYTAVEGTSPFRRTSPISTMQAVVTEEPPAPVNAGPLGAVITALLRKDPDDRPTAAQTEQMLLDAMDGREPRAAQAHVPTQRFSEDTRYAYQDANGAGGPNGPGGPNGPGGPNGSDGATARLPGAALSTAGPPAPGPDSAAPVTGPASAPVVRRAGSRWRTVLLVVVAAAVLGGGAGLFAMKYGEGSKAPGPVGGGTVAGGTPSTEQSSPEPAAPSEGTSEIPDGWHRVDDPAGFSLIVPEDWKRQIQDGQIDYTPDDGAHRIRISVDPDPDFGHPYLHMENMEEQLAARLPGYQRIGMEKNTFRDRPGALWEFTWNETKDHPGPRHGIDQMYYGGPGGPEYALYLTAPQEGWEASREKFDIMLRSWSAPKPRQ is encoded by the coding sequence GTGGATCGATCACAGGGCACGGACACGGGTCTGGTGCTGGCGGGGCGCTACCGGCTGGGCGAGGTCCTCGGCCGGGGTGGCATGGGCAAGGTCTGGCGCGCCCACGACGAGGTGCTGCACCGCACGGTCGCCGTCAAGGAGTTGACCGCCGGGCTGTACGTCGCCGAGGCCGACCGGCTCGTCCTGCACGCCAGGACGCAGAAGGAGGCGCGGGCGGCGGCGCGCATCACGCACCCCGGCGTCGTCACCGTCCACGACGTGATCGAGTACGACAACCGCCCCTGGATCGTCATGCAGTACGTCGACGGGCCCTCGCTCGCCGACGCCGCCAAGGAGAGCGGCGAGGTCGCCCCGCGCGAGGCGGCCCGCATCGGGCTGCACGTGCTGAGCGCCCTGCGCGCCGCCCACGGCGCCGGGGTGCTGCACCGCGACGTCAAGCCGGGCAACGTCCTGCTGGCGCGCGACGGGCAGGTGCTGCTGACCGACTTCGGGATCGCCGCGATCGAGGGCGACTCCACCATCACCCGTACCGGCGAACTGGTCGGCTCCATCGACTACCTGGCGCCGGAACGGGTACGCGGCGGCGACCCGGGGCCGGCCTCCGACCTCTGGTCCCTGGGCGCGACGCTGTACACGGCGGTCGAGGGGACCTCCCCGTTCCGCCGCACGTCCCCGATCTCCACCATGCAGGCCGTCGTCACCGAGGAGCCGCCCGCCCCGGTCAACGCCGGTCCGCTCGGCGCCGTGATCACCGCGCTGCTCCGCAAGGACCCGGACGACCGGCCGACGGCCGCGCAGACCGAGCAGATGCTGCTGGACGCCATGGACGGCCGCGAACCCCGCGCCGCCCAGGCGCACGTGCCGACCCAGCGCTTCTCCGAGGACACCCGGTACGCCTACCAGGACGCGAACGGCGCGGGCGGCCCCAACGGCCCCGGCGGTCCCAACGGTCCTGGCGGCCCCAACGGCTCCGACGGCGCCACCGCCCGGCTGCCCGGAGCGGCCCTCTCCACGGCCGGACCTCCCGCCCCCGGCCCGGACTCCGCCGCCCCGGTCACCGGTCCCGCCTCCGCCCCGGTGGTCCGGCGCGCCGGGTCCCGGTGGCGCACGGTGCTCCTCGTGGTCGTCGCCGCCGCCGTCCTGGGGGGCGGGGCCGGGCTCTTCGCGATGAAGTACGGCGAGGGTTCGAAGGCCCCGGGCCCCGTCGGCGGCGGTACGGTCGCCGGCGGCACACCGTCCACGGAGCAGAGCTCCCCGGAGCCCGCCGCCCCCTCCGAGGGGACATCGGAGATACCCGACGGCTGGCACCGGGTCGACGACCCGGCGGGGTTCAGCCTGATCGTGCCGGAGGACTGGAAACGACAGATCCAGGACGGCCAGATCGACTACACGCCGGACGACGGGGCCCACCGGATCCGCATCAGCGTCGACCCGGACCCGGACTTCGGCCATCCGTATCTGCACATGGAGAACATGGAGGAGCAGCTCGCCGCGCGGCTGCCGGGCTATCAGCGGATCGGGATGGAGAAGAACACCTTCCGCGACCGGCCGGGCGCCCTCTGGGAGTTCACCTGGAACGAGACCAAGGACCACCCGGGGCCCCGGCACGGGATCGACCAGATGTACTACGGCGGTCCCGGCGGCCCCGAGTACGCGCTGTACCTGACGGCCCCGCAGGAGGGCTGGGAGGCCAGCCGCGAGAAGTTCGACATCATGCTGCGCAGCTGGAGCGCCCCGAAACCCCGGCAGTGA